Proteins from one Falco cherrug isolate bFalChe1 chromosome 7, bFalChe1.pri, whole genome shotgun sequence genomic window:
- the GREM1 gene encoding gremlin-1 produces MVRTLYAIGAVCLLMGFLLPTAEGRKRNRGSQGAIPPPDKDQPNDSEQMQTQQQSGSRHRERGKGTSMPAEEVLESSQEALHITERKYLKRDWCKTQPLKQTIHEEGCNSRTIINRFCYGQCNSFYIPRHVRKEEGSFQSCSFCKPKKFTTMTVTLNCPELQPPRKKKRITRVKECRCISIDLD; encoded by the coding sequence ATGGTCCGCACACTGTATGCCATTGGTGCTGTGTGTCTGCTGATGGGATTTCTGCTACCAAcagcagaagggagaaagaggaatCGTGGATCTCAAGGTGCTATCCCTCCTCCTGACAAAGATCAGCCCAATGATTCAGAgcaaatgcaaacacagcagcagtcaGGCTCTAGGCATCGAGAACGGGGAAAAGGCACTTCAATGCCTGCTGAGGAGGTGCTGGAGTCTAGTCAGGAGGCATTGCACATCACTGAGCGCAAATACCTAAAGCGGGATTGGTGTAAAACTCAACCGCTCAAACAAACTATCCACGAAGAAGGCTGCAACAGTCGTACCATTATCAACAGGTTCTGCTATGGCCAGTGCAATTCCTTCTACATCCCCAGGCATGTCCGTAAAGAAGAAGGCTCCTTCCAGTCTTGTTCCTTCTGCAAGCCCAAGAAGTTCACCACCATGACTGTTACACTCAATTGCCCTGAGCTTCAGCCcccaagaaagaagaaaaggatcACCCGGGTTAAGGAATGCCGGTGTATATCTATTGACTTGGACTAA